The region TGGTGGTTTGGAGTTGTTGGAAGCCATCAGCGTTAAGTTGCGGATCGTTAAACAAGCTTGCGGGCAGAATGATTTGAGATTGTTTAGGGATAGTCTCTATCACGCCCAAACTGACTACATTGCCTTGATTGTCTGTATAACTCAGCTCAATATTGTTTAAATTATAAGGCAAGAAGTTTTGTATCATAATCAAGCTGCTATCACCATAGCCTGCTTCTTCAGCGCTTTCTTGGTTATAAGCGGTTACATACACAGGGGTTAAAGAATAAAAGGTTAAGTTGGTGATATTGTCCTCTGCAAACAACTCAGTCGCATTCTTTAAAATGGTGCTTTGGGAGATGTAGTATTTCCCATAGGTGCTTTGAGGGGTAATGGGTTTGGGTTTGGGTTTTGGTTTGGGTTTTTGTTGAGTGGTGGCTATGGTTTGTTCTTGGGTTTGTGTGCCTTGTAATAGCCCGGTTTCAAAGCCGGCTTCTATAAAAAAGCCGTCTTTTTGGTGTTTTTGAAAGGCTTCTACAGCGGTGAATGATCCGATTAGGGACAAACAAATCGTTTTACTAACGAGTTTTAGCATGAAATCTCCTTATTGTCTTTTTTAACATTTTTACTCAAAAACAGTTGATAGGCAGTTGATAGTATGTATATATTTTAAACTAGCTCATTTTACCCCTTTTTGAAAAATGGCAGTATGGTTTTTTGCAAATACGGATACTAAACGGCGCTAATGGGTAAAAAGTCTTAAAAAGTAGCGCTAAAAAGGGTTTTATCCATTCTTTAAGCGGTTTCATTTGCCTAAGCAAAATTCGCTAAACATGCTATCAAGCATTTGGCTGGTTTCATAAGGGCGGGTGAGCAAGTTCAAGTTTTCTATCGCGCTTAAAATATGATAAGAAAAAAGCTCTAAAGTGTCTAAATGGCTTTTAGCGTTTTGCAATTCAGTAATGGCGTTTTCTAGGGCGGTTTTTTGGGCTAGGGAAGTGAGCAAAAGTTTGTTTTGAGTGTCTAGTTTGGGGAAAAACCCACTGATTTTTTGGCTCAAATCTTTCAAGCAAGCCTTGGAATTTAGGGTGTTGGTTTCTAGGATAGAATAAGGGATTTTAAGATAAGATTTTAAAATTTCAAGCTCTAGTTTGGGGGCTAGATCGTTTTTGTTCAAAACGACAATACAAGGCTTTTTAGCGCGATTAAGGGTGTCAATGATAGTAAAATCTTCTTTTTCTAGGGGTTTAGAAAGATCAAACACGCCTAAAATGATGTCGCAATTTTCTAAACTTTTAAGGCTTTTTTCAATCCCTAAACGCTCTATTTCATCCGTGCTCTCTCTAATGCCAGCCGTATCAATCAAGCGCACCTTATGCCCTTTTAGTTCAATGACTTCTTCTATAGTGTCTCTTGTCGTGCCTTTAATATCGCTCACTAAAGCCCTTTCTTCTAAAAGCATAGCGTTTAATAGGGAGCTTTTACCGGCATTGGGTTTGCCAACAATGCTTAAGGCATGCCCTTTGTTCCTTTGTTTTTGCGCGTTAGAAAAGTCTAACAAATCCTTAAAAGAGGCGATTTGTTTTTCTAAATTAAAAGACACTTCCTTTAAAAAATCGCTAGGGATGTCTTCTTCGCTATAATCAATCAAAACTTCTGAACTCGCCAAAAGCTTTAAAAGATTATTTCTGGCTTCTTCAATAAAAATTTTTAACTCGCCCTTAAGCTGCCTAGCCAGAGCGTTTAAAACGCTTTCATCTTCACAAAGGATGAGCTGAACGCTCGCTTCAATCTCGCTCAAATCCATTTTATGGTTTAAAAAGGCTTTTTTGCTAAATTCCCCCGCTTTAGCGAGCCTAGCCCCTAAATTCAAACAGGCTTGTAAGATATTTTGCGCTAAAAGGGGGCTTCCATGGCATTGGATTTCGCACACATCTTCACCGGTGAAACTATAGGGGGCTTTGAAATAAATGACTAGCGCTTTGTCCAATAAAACGCCATTAGAAAAAATATCGCACACGTAAGCGTATCTGGGGGTGAAGTCTTGTTTTTGGGTG is a window of Helicobacter pylori NQ4053 DNA encoding:
- the mnmE gene encoding tRNA uridine-5-carboxymethylaminomethyl(34) synthesis GTPase MnmE yields the protein MNDTIAAIATPLGKGAISIIKISGHNALNILKQLTQKQDFTPRYAYVCDIFSNGVLLDKALVIYFKAPYSFTGEDVCEIQCHGSPLLAQNILQACLNLGARLAKAGEFSKKAFLNHKMDLSEIEASVQLILCEDESVLNALARQLKGELKIFIEEARNNLLKLLASSEVLIDYSEEDIPSDFLKEVSFNLEKQIASFKDLLDFSNAQKQRNKGHALSIVGKPNAGKSSLLNAMLLEERALVSDIKGTTRDTIEEVIELKGHKVRLIDTAGIRESTDEIERLGIEKSLKSLENCDIILGVFDLSKPLEKEDFTIIDTLNRAKKPCIVVLNKNDLAPKLELEILKSYLKIPYSILETNTLNSKACLKDLSQKISGFFPKLDTQNKLLLTSLAQKTALENAITELQNAKSHLDTLELFSYHILSAIENLNLLTRPYETSQMLDSMFSEFCLGK